In Chloroflexota bacterium, the genomic window CTGACCATCCGGCTGGCCGGCGACGATCTCGGGGCGCTCCAGCAGCTCGCCCAGCGGGTCCAGTCGGTGGTCGCGGCCACGCCGGGCGCGGTGGACGTGCAGAACAACGCCCAGGATCAGTTGCCGGAGCTGCGGGCCGTGGTGGACCGGCGGCGGCTCGACGATCTGCACCTGAGCGCATCGGCGGTGGCGACGGCCGTGCGGACGGTCATCGGCGGCACGGTGGCGACGCAGATGCACCCACCGACCGGCGACGAGGTGGACGTGCGGGTCATCGCGCCGGCCGCGCAGCGCACCGGCGACAGCATCGCCTCGATCCCGCTGTTCGGGGAAGGCGGCACGCTGGTCCGTCTGGGGCAGGTCGCCAACGTGATCGAGGACAGCGGTCCCGCCCGGATCCAGCGGACCAACCGCCAGCGGGTCATCGAGGTCTCGGCCAACGTCGCCGGACGCTCGTTGGGCGACGTCACGCGGGACGTGCGCGCCGAGCTTGCCGGCATGCCGCTGCCGCAGGGGTACCAGCTCAGCTACGCCGGACAGGTGCAGCAGCAGGAGACGGCCTTCACGACGATCCTCCAGGCGCTGACACTCTCGGTGATCCTGGTCTACATGCTGATGGTGGCGCTCTACGAGTCGCTGCTGACGCCGCTCGCGATCATGTTCAGCCTGCCCGTGGCGCTGGTGGGGGCGTTCCTGGGGCTGTACCTGACGGGCAACACCTTCAACATCTTCTCGCTGATCGGCACGATCATGCTGATGGGGCTGGTCGGCAAGAACGCGATCCTGCTGGTGGACTTCACGGACTTGCTGCGCCGCGAAGGCATGCCGCGCAACGAAGCGATCCTCCAGGCAGGGTACACTCGCCTCCGCCCGATCGTCATGACCTCGGCGACGGTGCTCTTCGCGATGCTGCCGCTGGCGCTCAAGCTGCAGGATGGCGGTGAGTCGCGCGCGCCGCTGGCCGTCGTCATCATGGGCGGCGTCCTCAGCTCGACGCTGCTGACGCTGGTGCTGGTGCCAGCGGTCTACACCATCCTTGACGACGCGAAGACGGCGCTGGAAGCGCTGTTCGGACGACTGGGGCTGCCGGTCCTACGGTTCCGCTGGCCGTGGTCGAGCACACCCGTCCGGCAGCCGTCCCCGGCGACGGTGCAGGCCCGGGAGCCGCTCCCTGTGCGCGTCGAGCGTGACGCCGCGCCGCGCCGGCCGATCAGGATCGTGCCCGAGCGCAGCCAGTCAACGCTGGCATAGACGCCCGCCCGGCCGGCACGGATGGCTGTACCGGCGTGGTACGCTCAGCGTGCCATGACGACGCAGCAGGCCCTGTTCGCACACCGAGAAGAGATCCTCCGCATCGCCGTCTGCCACGGCGCGACGAATGTGTGGGTATTCGGGTCGGTCGCGCGGGGCACGGCCAGCCCCGACAGCGATCTGGATCTGCTGATCGATGTCGGCCAGAACCCGTCGCCATGGTTTCCGGCCGGCCTGATGCTCGACCTTGAGGATCTCCTGGGGTGCAGCGTCGATGTCGCGACAGCCGATGCGCTCCACCCGCGCATCCGAGACCGTGTGTTACACGAGGCGCTGCCGCTGTGAAGGACGTGGGACTCTATCTCGAGCATATTCTCGACGCTGAGCGCACGAACGAGGAGGGGACATCGTGATCTACGAGCTGCGCATCTACACGGTCAAGCCCGGCACCCAGCCGGCCTTCGTCAAGCTGAACAGCGAGGTCGCGTACAAGCTGCGCGGCGACAACCACGGAACTCTGGTCGGTTGCTGGACGACCGAGATCGGGCCGCTGAACCAGTTCTTCCACCTGTGGAGCTACCCCAGCCTTGCCGAGCGCGAGACGCTGCGCGCTGGCCTCGCCACGCTGCCCGGCTGGAACGAGCAGTACGTCTCCCAGGTCCGCGACATGATGGTGTCTCAGGAGAACGTGCTGCTCAACCTCGACGGCGATGTCGGTCTGCACCCGCCGACCGGCAAGGGCCACGTCTACGAGCTGCGGCGCTACCGCGGCACCGGCGCGGGCATCCCCGCCTGGACGAAGCTCTTCAAGGGCGTCCTGCCGGCCCGCGAGAAGTACTCCAAGATCGTCGGGCTCTGGACCGCAGAGATCGGCAAGCTGAACGTCGCGGCGCACCTGTGGGCCTACGACGACCTGAACCACCGGGCGCAGGTGCGCGCCGCCGCGCTGGCCGATCCGGAGTGGCAGGCCTTCGTGCCGAAGGGTACCCAGTGCCTCGCGGAGATGGAGACGACTATCCTGATCCCCACGCCGATCTCGCCGATGCAGTAGCGGAACGCATCAGCGGGGCGCGTCCCCGCCCATCGGTGTGGACGGCAGGCCGAAGTCGTCCGCCGCAAGCTCCGCCTGCATCGCCAGCAGGGTCTCGGCCTCCTCAGCCGAGACCCGCTCCAGTACCAGCCCGGCGTGTACCAGCACGTATTCGCCAACCGTCAGATCGGGGAACGCCGCGCTGCTGGCCCAGAGCGGACCACTCTCCCAATCCACCAGCACGCGGCCGGCTTCGATCTGCAGCACCCGACGCGGCACGGCCAGGCACATCAGCGGCCCCCAGCGGTGGCCGGCTGGCCCAGGGGCGTCAGGTCGAAGCCGAGCAGCATCAGGTCGTCCTCGTCGGCGACCTCCTCGACGTGCCCGCAATTCGAGCAGACCCACATGTGGCCGGCCAGATCGTCGGCACGGATGACCTGCTCCAACCCGCACCGGCAATCGATCGTGTGATTGGTGCGCTCGACCAGCAGCGGCACGTCCCGCAACGGCGTGCTCTCGGTCAGCATCTCGAACGCCTGATACAGTGCATCCTCCGAGAACGCGCTGCCGAGCCGCACGCGCACCCGATCCGCACGATACGGGGCGTGTGGCGCGGCAGCCTCCAGCAGGGCATCGACGAGCGCGCTGACAGCCGCGACCTCGTGCATGATTCAGACTCCCGGACAGTGAGCGTCGTAGCGTGGGGGCTTGTCCCCCACGTGATCCAGCGTGCGCAACGGATCGTGCAGCGCGGGGCTTGTCTCCCGCCCCTGCGGCAGTGTGTCAGGTGGGGGACAGGCCCCCGCCCTACGGACGGGCAGTACGCGGGTTCGCAAGACGCGGTGGACGATCCAGGGGACTGGATCGAAGGATCGAGCGGACGCGGTCAAGGGCGACGGGTAGCGCTGCATCGACCGGCGGCGACAGCCCGACAGCGTACGAGAAGTCGGACCCGCCCACCGAGAGCATGGTCGCCGGCGGCCGGTGGCCGTAGAGCGTCTCGGCCAGGAAGAGGATCGCCTCCGCGTCCACGTCGTGGCTGAACGCGACGACCTCCTGGCCGCTGCCGCCCTCCAGCGCTTGCTCGATCAGCACCCCTGGCTGTCCGCCCTCGTGGATGTCCAGGAAGACGACCAGCGATGCCTGCGCCACGTCCTCGGCAAGCTCCGGCGTCAACTGGTGGACGGCCAGCACCCGGGCAGCGGTCTCGGAGAGCTGCCCGGCGAGCCGCGTGGCCGCCTGCCAGCCGAAACCATCGTCTGCCCGGAGCGGGTTGCCGTACCCCACGACGAGCGGCCGCCTGCCGAGAGCCGTAGACACGGTCATCAGCCACGCTTCCCGTCAGAGTCGCGTACCAGCTCGTCCAGGACCGTCCCATCCGGGGCCTTGAGCTGAATCCGCAGCGGCATCTTGCCGATGGCGTGTGTGGAGCAGCTCAGGCACGGATCGTAGGCGCGGATGACGGCCTCGACACGGTTGAGCATACCCTCCTGCAGCTTTTCTCCGTCTACGTAGTGCTGGGCCACCTGGAACACCGAGCGGTTCATCGCCAGGTTGTTGTTGCCCGTGGCGATGATCAGGTTGGCGAACTCCATCAGGCCGTTCTTGTCCACCTTGTAGTGGTGGAGCAGGGTGCCGCGCGGCGCTTCCGCGACGCCGACGCCCGTCAGGTTGTTGGGGGCGGCGTGGGCGCGGACGCGGTCGCTGAGGATGTCCGGCTCGTTCAGCAGCTGATCGATCTTCTCCAGCGCGTAGAGGATCTCGATCAGGCGAGCGTAGTGGTAGTGGAACGAGCTGAGGACCGGCCCGGACGCCTCCAACTGCTTGAACGCGGCAAATTCCTGGGCAGCCTTCGGGGTGCTGACACTGGTCGCCACGTTGAGCCGCGCCAGCGGGCCGACGCGGTACATGCCGTCCGGGTAGCCAATCGGCAGGTAGTAGGCCGACTTCAGGTAGCTCCACGGCTCGACGGACTCGCCGATATACTCGGCGTAGCGGGCCGGCGGGATCCCCTCTTCGAGGACCGTGCCCTTGTCGTCTACAACCTTGAGCTTGCCCTCGTAGTGCTCCAGGCCGCCATCGTCGTTCACCAGCCCCATGAACAGGGACGGGAACCGCCCGAACGTCTGGACCTCCTCACGGAACTGATCGAAAACGGTCCGGAACTGCTCCAGCGCCTTCTCGACGATGCCGGTGACCTCCGGCAGCGCCGCCAGCATCTCGGCGCGCTTCTCGGGGGCCAGCGGCTCGCTGACGCCGCCAGGGACCACCCAGGCGGGGTGAATGCGCTTGTTCCCGAGCAGCTCGATGACGTGCTGGCCGAACTGGCGCAGCCGGATGCCATCGCGCGCCACCTCGGGATGCTCGCGCATCAGGCCGAAGACGTTCCGGGTGACAGGATCGCTCTCCAGCCCCAACAGCAAGTCGGGCGCGGAAAGGTAGAAGAACGAGAGCGCGTGCGACTGGATCAGCTGGGCCAGGTTGATGATCCGGCGCAGGCTCGCCGCCGTGTGCGGGATCTGCACGGCCAGGATGGCGTCGCACGCCTTGGCCGAGGCGACAAGGTGGCTGACGGGGCAGATGCCGCAGATGCGCGCCATGAGGCTGGGCATCTCGTGGAACGGCCGGCCCTCGCACAGCTTCTCGAAGCCCCGAAACTGGGTGATATGAAACTTCGCATCCTGGACCGCGCCGGCGTCATCCAGCTGGATGGTGATCCGGGCGTGCCCTTCGATGCGGGTGACCGGGTCGATGGTGATTTGTCGGGCCATCGTCGCTTCGCTCCAGTAGGCAGAGGGCAGTAGGCAGTGGAGAAGCGATCGCAGCGGGCCGACCGGAACGCCGTACGCCGACGCCGCTCCTGGCTGCCTACTGCCTATTGACCACTGCCTACTCGTTCAGCGTCCGAAACGCGTGTGCTCCGTGAGATTCGGCTTGCGGCCAGCCAGCAGGTCGGTCAGCAGGCCGTAGATCACGTCGGCGGGGGGCGGGCACCCCTGAAGGAACACGTCGACCGGGACGTACTCGTGGATCGGGCGGGCCTGCGGCAGCAGCTTCGGCACGACCTGATCGGGCACGCCGGCCCGCCGGGTGGCCGTCTCGAAGTAGCCGCGCTGGTACACGTCCTTCACGCTGAAGGAGTTCCGCATCGAAGGCACATTCGCCGTCACCGCGCAATCCCCGAAGGCAATGAGGATGCTGGTGTGCTTGCGGATGCGCTTGATCTTCTCCAGATCCTCCTCGCTGCTGACGGCGCCCTCGACCAGGGCCACGTCAACATGGTCGGGGAACTGCTTCGGATCGACCAGCGGCGAGTAGACCATGTCGATGTGCTGAGCCAGCTCGATGAGCCGCTCGTCGATGTCGAGGAACGACATGTGGCAGCCGGAGCAGCCGTCGAGCCAGACCGTCGCCGCCTTGACCTTCGGCTTCGGCTCCCCCCGCTCCGCGTCGGAGCGGGCGGTTGGGGGGGTGAGGTCAGTACTCATCGCTGCCGTCCTCGCATCGTCAGGAGCATGGGCAGCAGCTCGCGGTGCTTGACCATCTCCGTCACGGCCTTGCCCTGCTCGAAGAGGGCGCCTGTCGGGCAGACGCTCACGCACTTGCCACAGCTCGTGCAGCTGGTTGACTCGCCCCACGGCTGCGCGAGATCGGTGATGACTCGCGCGTTGGTGCCGCGCCCCATGATGTCCCAGGTGTGCGCGCCCTCGACCTCGTCGCAGACGCGGACGCAGCGCGTGCAGAGGACGCAGCGATTGTGGTCGAGCACGAAGCGCTCGTGCGAGGCGTCCACAGACCGCTTGCCGTAGAGGTAGGGGAAGCGGATATGGTCGATCTCCAGCCGCTGGGCCAGCCACTGCAAATCGCAGTGCCCGTTGGTCACGCAGACCGAGCAGATGTGGTTCCCCTCGGCAAAGAGCAGCTCGACGATCATCTTGCGGTACTCGGCCAGACGGTCCGAGTGCGCGGTCACCTGCATGCCCTCTTCGACACGGGTCACGCAGGCCGGTTGGAGCTTGGTGCTGCCGGCCACCTCGACGAGGCAGAGCCGGCAGGCGCCGATGTTGGACAGGCCGGTCATCTGGCAGAGCGTGGGGATCCAGATGCCGTTTTCGCGGGCCACGTCGAGGATCGTCTCGTCCTCGCGCGCCCCGACGTCCTTGCCGTCGATGGTGAGGGTCCGGATCCGAGCTGGAGGCACGGTCATGATCGCCCCTCCTCGGCGGCAGCGCCGACTTCTTCAGGCTGGTTGCTCTCGAGCGCCGCCAGGTACTCCTGCTTGAAGTAGCGGAGCGTGCTGAGAATCGGGTTCGGCGCGGACTGGCCCAGGCCGCACAGGCTGGCATGCCTGGTCAGATCGCAGAGCTGTTCGAGCAGCGCGAGGTCGCGCTCTGTCGCCCGCTTCTCGCAGAACCGCGTCAGGATGCCGTGCATCTCCGCCGTGCCAACGCGGCAGGGGATGCACTTCCCGCACGATTCAGTCATCGAGAATTCCATGAAGTAGCGGGCCACCTCGACCATGCTGGACGTGTTGTCCATCACGATCATGCCGCCCGATCCCATGATCGACCCGAGCCGGGTGAGCGACTCATAGTCCACAGAGCTGTCCAGCAGCTCGTCGGGGATGCAGCCGCCGGACGGTCCGCCGGTCTGCACGGCCTTGAACGACCGGCCTTCCGGGACGCCGCCGCCGATGTCGAAGACGATCTCCCGCAGGGAGATCCCCATCGGCACTTCGATCAGGCCGGTGTTCTTGACCTGACCGGTCAGCGCGAAGACCTTGGTGCCCTTGCTCTTCTCGGTGCCGATGCCGGCGAACCACGCACCGCCGTTCTTGATAATCGGGGCGATGTTGGCCAGCGTCTCGACGTTGTTGATGAGCGTCGGGCGGCCCCACAAACCGACCTCGGCCGGGTACGGCGGTCGGGGGCGTGGGGAGCCGCGCTCGCCCTCGATGGACGCGATCAGCGCGGTCTCTTCGCCGCACACGAACGCGCCAGCGCCCAGGCGGATCTCGACGTGGAACGTGAACGGCGTCCCCAGGATGGCGTCGCCAAGCAGGTTGCGCTGGCGGGCCTGGCGGATCGCCGTGGTCAGCCGCTTGATGGCCAACGGGTACTCGGCGCGGACGTACAGGAACCCCTCGTGGGCGCCCACAGCGTAGGCGGCGATCGCCATACCTTCCAGGACGCGATGGGGGTCGCTCTCCAGCACCGAGCGATCCATGAACGCGCCAGGATCCCCCTCGTCGCCGTTGCAGATCACGAACTTGCGGTCGCTGAGGGCCTTGGCGACGGTCCGCCACTTGAGGCCGGTCGGAAAGCCGGCCCCGCCCCGGCCGCGCAGGCCGCTGGTGGTCAGCTCGTCGACGACATCGGCCGGGGACATCTCGTAGAGCGCTTTCGCCAGGGCCTGGTAGCCGCCCACGGCGATATACTCGGTGATCTGCTCGGGGTCGATCTCGCCGGCGTGCTCCAGCACGATTCGGTGCTGGCGCGTGTAGAACGGATCGTCGGTCGGGGCCTGAATGTGCGAGACCGGCTCTGACGCAAGGCTGTCGAGCAGGGCCGGGGCATCGTCCGCGGTCACGTGCTGGTAGAGCACGCCCTGCGGCTCGACGCTGACCATCGGGCCGTTGGTGCACAGGCCGCGACAGCCGACGCCTCGAATCAGGCACTGGCCGCTGATGCCGCGCTCGCGCACCTCGGCGGTCAGGCGGGTCTTGATCGCCTCGCTGCCGGACGCGTGGCAGGCCGTCGCCGTGCAGACGTTGATCTGGTGGGCGAGTCGGTCGAGCCGCTGGCGCTCAGCAACGGCAAGCTCAGAAAGCTCCTCCGGTGTCATCGTGCTGCAACCTCCTTCGCGGCCCCAACGAGCTGGTGTAGCCGTTCGAGCAGCTCGGCCGGCTGCAGGCGGCCAGCCACGTCGCCGTCGAGGACAGCGGCCGGCGCAAGGCCGCAGGTTCCGAGACAGCGGGCCGTCAGCAAGGAGAGCGAGCCATCCGGCGTCGTCTCGCCGTTCGCGATTCCGAACTCAGCTTCAATTGCGCGCAACAGAGCCGGACTCTCCTTGATATAGCACGCGGTCCCCGTGCAGACCACACAGGTATGGTCGCCCTGCGGCTTCAGACTGAAATAGTGATAGAACGTCGCGACGCCAAAGACGCGCGACAGCGGCACACCCAGGCTCGCGGCAACGTACTGCAAGCCCGGCTCGTCCAGACAGCCGAATGACTCCTGAACGGAATGAAGCGCCTCGATGAGCGCCGCGGGCCGATACCCATGGCGCCGCATCGTGGCATCGACGACCCGCCATCGCTTGTCGTCCGTGGGGGCGGCGATTGCGTTCGTCCCAGCCTTCGTACCCACTGAGGGCATCACGCTCCTCCGGGGATGGGATGACCTGTCAGGCGGCTGCACGCCGCTCACGGGCTAGTCGGTGCCGACATCCGCCAGGTGATAGCCTGCCGGTACCGGGTCGCCGGGCGCGTGTGCAGCCGTCAACTTCGTGTAGAAATCGCTCTGCCGTTGCAGATTGTACATCGCGATTTTGCCCAGCTCCAGCAGGTCTTCGTCCAGAAGATCGTCAGGGGCAACGCCGCGCTGGTCCGCCTCGACGGCCATGCCCAGGTGGAGTTGCTCGACGCTGAACGGCGCAACCGCGAAGTCGATCCCCATGCGCTCCGCCGTCTCGACGACGTCCGCGCAGGCCAGATCGTTGTAGCGCGAGGGCGCGCAGACCGCGTCGAAGTCGGCTCCCATGCACTCGGGAAGCGAGGCAATCAGGTCGGCCAGGTCGTTCTGGTTGGCGGTCGTCTTCTGGGCCATGGGGAGCCTCCTTTCGGGGCATCAGGGGGTGGTCGTCGTGTCAGTCGAACGCCGGGGCTCAGCAGGCAAACGGCGAGCCACTCGATCCGTCTCCCCTCTCCCGCGTGCGGGAGAGGGGCGGGGTGAGGGACCTTCCGCTAGTCCTGTTCGAGCAGCTGGATGTAGACCTTGCGGCGTGCCTTGACCGCCTGCTGCGCGTGGTCGAGCAGCTCGGCCGCGTGCTCCGGATCGGACTGGGCCAGCTGGCGGTAGCGACCCTCGCTGTAGAGGTAGTCCGAGAGCGGGCGCGTCGGCTCCTTCGAGTCGAGGCGCAGCGGGTGCTTCCCTTCGACGTGCAGGCGCGGGTCGTAGCGGTAGAGCGGCCAGTGGCCAGACTCGACGGCCAGCTTCTGGTGCTCCATGCCCTTGGCCATGTCGATGCCGTGGGCGATGCAGTGCGAGTAGGCGATGATCAGCGACGGTCCATCGTAGGCCTCGGCTTCGCGGATGGCGTTGAGCGTCTGAACGTCGCTTGCGCCCATCGCGATCTGCGCCACGTAGACGTTGCCGTAGGTCATGGCGATGAGACCGAGATCCTTCTTCGGGGTCGGCTTGCCGCCGGCCGCGAAGCGGGCCACTGCGCCGAGCGGGGTCGCCTTCGAGGCCTGACCGCCCGTATTCGAGTACACCTCCGTATCGAGTACCAGGATATTGACGTTGCGGCCGCTGGCCAGGACGTGATCCAGGCCACCGTAGCCGATGTCGTAGGCCCAGCCGTCGCCGCCGACGATCCACACGCTCTTGCGGACCAGCACGTCCGCCAGGCTGCCGAGGTCACGCGCGTACGGATTGTCGAGCAGGGCAAGCTGGCGCTTGAGCTTCTGCACGAGCCGCCGCTGCTCCTCGATGCCAGCCTCGTCGGTCTGGTCCGTCGCGAGCAGGCTGTCCACCAGCTCGTGTCCGACCTCGTCCCGCATGCGGGTGAGCAGCTCACGCGCAAACTGCTGCTGCTTGTCGAGCGTCAGCCGCATGCCCAGGCCGAACTCGGCGTTGTCCTCGAAGAGGGAGTTGCTCCAGGCCGGGCCGCGCCCGTCGCGGTTCACCGACCACGGCGTCGTCGGGAGGTTGCCGCCGTAGATACTCGAGCAGCCGGTGGCGTTGGCGATCATGGCGCGGTCGCCGAAGAGCTGGCTGACCAGCTTGAGGTACGGGGTCTCGCCGCAGCCGGCGCAGGCGCCCGAGAACTCGAACAGCGGCTCCAACAGCTGGACGTTCTTGACGTTCGACCAGGACAGGCCGTTCGCCTTCGGCAGGTCAGGCAGCGACTCGAAGAAGGCCCAGTTCCCCTGCTCGTCCACGCGGATCGGCTCGACAGCCGCCATGTTGATGGCTCGGTTCGAGGGGTTGCCCTTCTCCGCGGCCGGGCAGACCTCGACGCACAGGGTGCAGCCGGTGCAGTCGTCCGGGCTGACCTGCAGCGTGTACTGGTGGTTCGGCAGCTCGCGCCAGCGGGCCGAGGTGCTCTTGAAGCTGGCCGGTGCACCATCGAGCGCGGACGGCTGATAGACCTTGGAGCGGATCACGGCGTGCGGGCAGACCATCACGCACTTGCCGCACTGGATGCACAGGTCCGGCTGCCAGACCGGCACCTCGGTGGCGATGGCCCGCTTCTCCCAGCGCGTGGTGGCGCTCGGGTAGGTGCCATCGGCGGGCAGCGCGCTGACGGGGAGATGGTCGCCATCGCCGGCGATCATCCGCGCCGTGACGTTCCGCACGAACTCGGGGGCATCGGCCGGGACCGGCGCGACCTGCTCGACGGTGCTGGTCACCGCCGCCGGGACCGTCACCTCGTAGAGGTGAGCCAGGGCGCTGTCCACCGCCGCGAAGTTCTTGTCGACGACGGCCTGTCCACGCTTGCCGTAATTCTTCTTGATCGCCTTCTTGATCTGGGCGATGGCCTCGGCCTGCGGGAGCACGCCGCTGATCGCGAAGAAGCAGGTCTGCATGACGGTGTTCACACGGTTCGCCATGCCGGCCGCCCGCGCGACCTCGCCGCCGTCGATCACGTAGAACCGCAGCTTCCTGGCGATGATCGTCTCCTGGATCGGGCGCGGGAGCTGATCCCAGACCTCCTCCGGGCCGTACGGGCTGTTCAGCAGGAACGTTGCGCCCTCGTCAGCTTCCTTGAGCACGTCGTACCGTTCGAGGAAGTTGAACTGGTGGACGGCCACGAAGCTGGCCCGGCGGATCAGGTACGGCGCGTTGATCGGGTGCGGCCCGAAGCGCAGGTGCGAGGTCGTACGCGCGCCAGCCTTCTTCGAGTCGTAGACGAAGTAGCCCTGCGCGAAATTGTCGGTCTCCTCACCGATGATCTTGATGGAGCTCTTGTTCGCGCCGACGGTGCCGTCCGACCCGAGGCCCCAGAAGATCGCCTGGACGACTTCCTTGCCCTCGATCTCGAAATCCTCTTCGAAGGGCAGGCTGGTGTGCGTCACGTCGTCGTCGATGCCGATGGTGAAGTGGTTCTTCGGCTGCTGGCGGGCCAGATCCTCGAAGACGCCCTTGACCATGCCCGGCGTGAACTCCTTCGAGGAGAGGCCGTAGCGACCGCCGACGATCTTCGGCAGGCGGGCGAAGGGCGGGTTGTCGCCAGACATCGCCTCGGAGACGGCGGTCACGACATCCTGGTAGAGCGGCTCGCCGGCCGATCCTGGCTCCTTGGTGCGGTCGAGGACGGAGATCCGCCGCACGGTCTGCGGGATGACCCGAATCAGCGCCTCGGCGTCGAACGGGCGGTATAGCCGCACGATGACCACGCCAACCTTCTCACCCTGAGCCATCAAGACCTTGGCCGTCTCGACGGCCGTCTCCGCACCCGAACCCATCATCACGATGATACGCTCGGCGTCCGGCACCCCGACGTAGTCGAAGAGGCGATAGCTGCGGCGGGTGCGGGCGGCCAACTGGTACATCAGCCGCTGCACGATGCCCGGCGTCGCCAGGTAGTACGGGTTGACCGTCTCACGCGCCTGGAAATAGACGTCTGGGTTCTGCGCCGTCCCTCGGATGAACGGGCGATCCGGCGACAGCGCCCGCGCGCGGTGCGCAGCGATCAGCTCAGGGTCGAGCAGGGCGCGGATGTCGTCGTCGGTGAGCGGCTCGACCTTCTGGACCTCGTGCGAGGTGCGGAAGCCGTCGAAGACGTGGATGAACGGCACGCGCGCTTCCAGCGCCGCCGCCTGCGAGATCAGGGCGAAGTCGGCGGCCTCCTGCACGGAGGACGCGAACAGTTGCGCCCAGCCCGTCGAGCGGGCAGCCATCACATCCGAGTGGTCTCCGAAGATCGAGAGGCCCTGCGCCGCCAGCGACCGCGCCGCCACGTGGAAGACGGTGCTGGTCAGCTCGCCGGCGATCTTGAACATATTCGGGATCATCAGCAGGAGACCCTGGCTTGCCGTGAAGGTCGTTGCCAGGGCCCCGGTCTGCAGCGCCCCGTGGATGGACCCGGCGGCGCCGCCTTCCGACTGCATCTCCTGTACGAGCGGGATGGTGCCCCAGATGTTGGTGCGGCCCTCCGCTGCCCACTGGTCCGCCGATTCGCCCATCGCCGAGGATGGCGTGATCGGATAGATCGCCACGACTTCGTTCGCTCGGTACGCCACTGAGGCCGCCGCCTCGTTGCCATCAATGGCGACCATGCGTCGCGCCTGCGACGAGCGACCTAGGGGGGCGGGTGCTGCCTGCTCGCTGTGTGTGATCGTGCCCACGGTGTGCGCTCTCCAGTCCAGGCCCGGCACGAGTTCCTCGTGCCGTCTTTACCCTGATTGTCGTAGCGAAGGGCACGTCGGTCGGAGGGGCAAACGGCCCGACTCTTTCAGGACAAAACGGGAAGCGTCTGGTGAACTGCCGGCAATCCCCGACTCGATAAGGAGAGCACACCCGGCGACGGCATGCAGGCCTCTCGCTTGCTGCCAGAAATGCGTCGGCGGGCCTGCTCCAGGGCTGGCTCACCCGACGGCGGGACGCTTGTCCCCTGGGCGGCGGGACAACCATCCCATCCAGCCCCCTGATGGGCGAGGTACGATGCTAGTGCCAGGAGGAATGGCCCACCTGGCCGACAGTCCCAGAAGGAGGGACCATAGATGGAGAACAGGCGAGCGATTCACCTGCTCTACATGGTGATTCAGGTTGACAGCGTCGGCCGCCACCTCGGCGTGTAGGAACGGAGCGGTCAACCGGGCACAGAGCAGCCACACAAGCGTATGACGCCTCTACAGTGGCAGCCGCCCAGCTCTCGATGAGTG contains:
- a CDS encoding Ni/Fe hydrogenase subunit alpha, producing MARQITIDPVTRIEGHARITIQLDDAGAVQDAKFHITQFRGFEKLCEGRPFHEMPSLMARICGICPVSHLVASAKACDAILAVQIPHTAASLRRIINLAQLIQSHALSFFYLSAPDLLLGLESDPVTRNVFGLMREHPEVARDGIRLRQFGQHVIELLGNKRIHPAWVVPGGVSEPLAPEKRAEMLAALPEVTGIVEKALEQFRTVFDQFREEVQTFGRFPSLFMGLVNDDGGLEHYEGKLKVVDDKGTVLEEGIPPARYAEYIGESVEPWSYLKSAYYLPIGYPDGMYRVGPLARLNVATSVSTPKAAQEFAAFKQLEASGPVLSSFHYHYARLIEILYALEKIDQLLNEPDILSDRVRAHAAPNNLTGVGVAEAPRGTLLHHYKVDKNGLMEFANLIIATGNNNLAMNRSVFQVAQHYVDGEKLQEGMLNRVEAVIRAYDPCLSCSTHAIGKMPLRIQLKAPDGTVLDELVRDSDGKRG
- a CDS encoding hydrogenase maturation nickel metallochaperone HypA, translated to MHEVAAVSALVDALLEAAAPHAPYRADRVRVRLGSAFSEDALYQAFEMLTESTPLRDVPLLVERTNHTIDCRCGLEQVIRADDLAGHMWVCSNCGHVEEVADEDDLMLLGFDLTPLGQPATAGGR
- a CDS encoding NADP oxidoreductase; this encodes MSTDLTPPTARSDAERGEPKPKVKAATVWLDGCSGCHMSFLDIDERLIELAQHIDMVYSPLVDPKQFPDHVDVALVEGAVSSEEDLEKIKRIRKHTSILIAFGDCAVTANVPSMRNSFSVKDVYQRGYFETATRRAGVPDQVVPKLLPQARPIHEYVPVDVFLQGCPPPADVIYGLLTDLLAGRKPNLTEHTRFGR
- a CDS encoding NAD(P)H-dependent oxidoreductase subunit E codes for the protein MTPEELSELAVAERQRLDRLAHQINVCTATACHASGSEAIKTRLTAEVRERGISGQCLIRGVGCRGLCTNGPMVSVEPQGVLYQHVTADDAPALLDSLASEPVSHIQAPTDDPFYTRQHRIVLEHAGEIDPEQITEYIAVGGYQALAKALYEMSPADVVDELTTSGLRGRGGAGFPTGLKWRTVAKALSDRKFVICNGDEGDPGAFMDRSVLESDPHRVLEGMAIAAYAVGAHEGFLYVRAEYPLAIKRLTTAIRQARQRNLLGDAILGTPFTFHVEIRLGAGAFVCGEETALIASIEGERGSPRPRPPYPAEVGLWGRPTLINNVETLANIAPIIKNGGAWFAGIGTEKSKGTKVFALTGQVKNTGLIEVPMGISLREIVFDIGGGVPEGRSFKAVQTGGPSGGCIPDELLDSSVDYESLTRLGSIMGSGGMIVMDNTSSMVEVARYFMEFSMTESCGKCIPCRVGTAEMHGILTRFCEKRATERDLALLEQLCDLTRHASLCGLGQSAPNPILSTLRYFKQEYLAALESNQPEEVGAAAEEGRS
- a CDS encoding NIPSNAP family protein, which codes for MVIYELRIYTVKPGTQPAFVKLNSEVAYKLRGDNHGTLVGCWTTEIGPLNQFFHLWSYPSLAERETLRAGLATLPGWNEQYVSQVRDMMVSQENVLLNLDGDVGLHPPTGKGHVYELRRYRGTGAGIPAWTKLFKGVLPAREKYSKIVGLWTAEIGKLNVAAHLWAYDDLNHRAQVRAAALADPEWQAFVPKGTQCLAEMETTILIPTPISPMQ
- a CDS encoding hydrogenase maturation protease, whose amino-acid sequence is MTVSTALGRRPLVVGYGNPLRADDGFGWQAATRLAGQLSETAARVLAVHQLTPELAEDVAQASLVVFLDIHEGGQPGVLIEQALEGGSGQEVVAFSHDVDAEAILFLAETLYGHRPPATMLSVGGSDFSYAVGLSPPVDAALPVALDRVRSILRSSPLDRPPRLANPRTARP
- the hoxU gene encoding bidirectional hydrogenase complex protein HoxU → MTVPPARIRTLTIDGKDVGAREDETILDVARENGIWIPTLCQMTGLSNIGACRLCLVEVAGSTKLQPACVTRVEEGMQVTAHSDRLAEYRKMIVELLFAEGNHICSVCVTNGHCDLQWLAQRLEIDHIRFPYLYGKRSVDASHERFVLDHNRCVLCTRCVRVCDEVEGAHTWDIMGRGTNARVITDLAQPWGESTSCTSCGKCVSVCPTGALFEQGKAVTEMVKHRELLPMLLTMRGRQR
- a CDS encoding HypC/HybG/HupF family hydrogenase formation chaperone, whose translation is MCLAVPRRVLQIEAGRVLVDWESGPLWASSAAFPDLTVGEYVLVHAGLVLERVSAEEAETLLAMQAELAADDFGLPSTPMGGDAPR
- a CDS encoding nucleotidyltransferase family protein, with amino-acid sequence MTTQQALFAHREEILRIAVCHGATNVWVFGSVARGTASPDSDLDLLIDVGQNPSPWFPAGLMLDLEDLLGCSVDVATADALHPRIRDRVLHEALPL